In the genome of Maribacter forsetii DSM 18668, the window CTTACGCCTAACTTCTTGCATTACCCAATGGCAAAGAAGTTGTTAGAAAATGGTTTTAACGTTATCTGTGAAAAGCCGATGACCACTACTTTAGAAGAGGCTAAAGATTTACAGAAATCTCATGAGAAAGCAGGTACTGTTTTCGCTTTAACCCACACATATACAGGTTACCCAATGGTACGCCAAATGCGTGAAATGATTAAAGCTGGTGCTTTAGGTAAAATTCATAAGGTAGATGCAGTCTATTATCAAGGGTGGATCAATACCATTATTCATGACAAAGAGAAAAGATCTTCTGTTTGGAGATTAGATCCTAAAAAAGCAGGTATTAGTTCTTGTATGGGCGATATCGGTGTTCATGCCTTTAATATGGTTGAATATACTACGGGACTTAAAGTGAACGAACTACTTTGCGACTTCAACTACCTTTATGAAGATAACCAGATGGATGTTGACGGTACCGTGCTAATTCGTATGGGTGACCATGTAAAAGGTGTTATTAGAGGTAGTCAAGTAGCTACGGGAGAAGAAAACGGATTAGCAATTTCAATCTATGGTGAAAAGGGTGCTTTTAGATGGGAGCAGGAAAAGCCTAATTTCTTATATAAATTAAGTGATACTGAGCCTACACAAATCTACAAGCCTGGTCATGCATATAATTCTGAATTGTCTTTAGATGGTACTAAACTACCAGCTGGTCACCCAGAAGGTATTTTTGATTCTATGGCTAACATTTATAAAGGTGTTGCAAGAGCAATTAGAGGTGAAAAATATAATGACGGCGAATTCCCAACTATGGCAGACGGTGTTCGTGGTATGAACTTTATTGAAGCAACCGTAGATTCGCATAAAAGCGGAAATACTTGGGTAGCTTTAGAGAACTAAATTGCCATTTTAAACTATAAAAAAGAGCCGCAATTTGCGGCTCTTTTTGTTTTATAAAACTTTATATAATGATCATTAATTTACCTTTTTAAAGTTTTGGCAGACAACAATCATACTTTCTCTTGGTTCTCTTTTAAATTCTTGTAATTCCTTAGTGAAAAAATCCCAATGATATTTTTTCCAGCTGTCTAATGATTTATCCCCATTAGCTTCTAATTGGGCATAAGTAGTGTCAATACTAAAATATGGCTTAAGTGTAACCGCAGTGGTTGCAACAATACATTGTGCCTCGCCATTCCAATCTGTTACCACAATATAGTCTCCTATTTTAGGTAACGGTTCATTACGGTTTTGTAAACCTAATAGAGAATGTGAGATTGCTTTTTTATCGCCACTTTGTATTAACCTAACGCTTTCATTAGCATCGTGTTCATTATTGCCAAAAAACATTGTTTTTGGTGTCTCATGAAAGACATCTTCGAGATGATTTTTCAAATAATTACCCCACATATTTCTGGCCGAAGCATTTTCCATAAGCTGATATTTTCTTTAATCTATAGGATGTAATAAACGTAATACTTTGTAATTAATTTTAATATTAAGAAAATTTACCTGCTTTTAATTGTTCAGCTGCATGATTTGCTGCCCGCGCGGTAAATGCCATATAGGTCAATGATGGGTTTACACAGCTAGAAGAAGACATAAAAGCACCATCGGTTACATATACGTTGGGTACTAAATGTACTTGGTTATTCTTGTTAATTATAGAAGTCTTTGCGTTGTGGCCCATTCTGGCACCACCCATTTCATGAATACCCAAACCAGGTCCGCTAGGCTCTTCGTAAGATGCCACATCTTTAAAGCCTGCAGCTTCAAACATGTTCACAATTTCTTTTTTAATGTCTTCACGCATTTTGTATTCGTTCTCTTTGAATTCTACATCAAAGGCTAATTGAGGCAGTCCCCATTTATCTTTTTCAGTTGGGCTAAGTGTTACCCTGTTGTCGTCGTATGGTAAAAACTCTCCAAATCCGGTTACACCAATAGTCCATCTACCTGGTTTTAGTACAGATTCCTTTAAATCTTTTCCATATCCTAATTCACCTATTTCTGCAGACCAATCCCCTCTACTTGCTGTACCTTGATAACCAAACCCACGTAAATATCCTTCGCGTTTAGTTTCTTCATTTAAGTTTACAAAACGAGGTATGTAAAAACCGTTTGCACGTCTTCCTTTGTAGTATTTATCTAAATACCCATCTACCTTTGCCGTTGCACCTAATTTATAATGGTGGTCCATAATACCTCTTCCTAAAGCATCAGAATCATTTCCTAATCCGTTAGGGAAACGTTCAGATTTAGATTGCAACAAAATACCCACCGATGCCATTGCAGATGCGCATAGAAAAATCACCTTTGCTTTAAATTCTATTTTTTCATTGGTCTCTGCATCTATTACTCTTACTCCCGTTGCTTTTTTAGTAGTATCGTCATATATGATTTCATGCACTATAGAATTCGGTCTCAAGGTCATATTTCCGGTACGCTCAGCAGCTGGTAATGTAGAGGAGTTGCTACTAAAATATCCACCAAATGGGCATCCGCGCCAGCAACGGTCTCTATTTTGGCACGTGCCACGACCTTCAAAAGTGGCATTGGGGTCTGTAATATGTGCCGTTCTACCTATGGTAACTAAACGACCGTCATCAAACTTGTCTGCCGTAGTTTTCTTAAAATCTTCTTCAACACAGTTTAATTTCATGGCGGGCTGAAATTTTCCATCTGGTAAAACCTCTAATCCTAAGGCTTCACCACTAACTCCTATATATTCCTCAACCTTATCATACCAAGGTGCAATATCTTTATATCTTACAGGCCAGTCTACACCAACACCATCTTTTTTATTCGCTTCAAAATCAATATCGCTCCATCGGTAGCTTTGTCTTCCCCAGGTCAAGGATCTTCCGCCTACTTGATAACCACGTATCCAGTCAAAACGTTTTGTTTCTACATAAGGGTGGTCCAGATCGTTAACAAAAAAGTGTTTAGAATCTTCGGTAGGTGCCCATATCACTCTTTTTTGTATATGATATTTTTCTTGGTCCTCTTTTGATAATTTACCCTTTAACGGATAATCCCAAGGATCATCGTTCATTGTAGGATAATCTTCAATATGCTTTACCATTGGGCCGCGTTCCAAAACAAGTGTTTTTAAGCCCTTCTCTGTTAATTCCTTAGCAGCCCAGCCGCCACTTATTCCTGTTCCGACAACGATTGCGTCGAATATTTCATCTTGATTCATGCTTGAAATTTTATCTTTTTCTGATGGTATTCCCTATATTTATAGCAAATCTCCAATGTATCGAGAAGAACTTGATACAATTCTTAAATATAAGATTTTTTGAGAGATTTTATATCTCAAAATCAACAACAAATTCAAACAACAACTGATAGTATATTTTTATGAAAACAATTAAAGGACCTGCCGTTTTTTTGGCGCAGTTTGTAGATAGTAAAGCTCCATTTAATTCTTTAGACGGAATGTGTAAATGGGCAGCTGACCTTGGTTATAAAGGAATTCAAATTCCTACTTGGGAAAGTTTTTTAATCGATTTGGATAAAGCAGCTGAAAGTCAGACGTACTGCGATGAGCTTAAAGCCAAAGTAAACTCTTACGGATTAGAAATTACAGAACTTTCAACTCACTTACAAGGGCAATTGGTTGCTGTTAACCCTGCATATGACTTAATGTTCGATTCTTTTGCACCTAGTAATGTTCATGGCAATCCAAAAGCTAGAACAGAATGGGCAATTGAAACCGTAAAGAAAGCGGCAACGGCAAGTAGAAGATTAGGGTTAAATGCTCATGCAACATTCTCGGGTTCGCTTTTATGGCATACCATGCACCCTTGGCCGCAAAGACCAGCGGGTTTGGTGGAAATGGGTTTTGAGGAATTGGCAAAAAGATGGACACCAATCTTAAATCATTTTGATAAAGAGGGTGTTGATGTTTGTTATGAAATTCACCCGGGTGAAGATTTACATGATGGTGATACTTTTGAACGTTTTTTAGAAGCTACGGGTAACCATAAAAGAGTAAATATTCTTTATGATCCAAGCCATTTTGTATTGCAACAGTTAGATTATATTACATATATTGATCACTATCATGAGTTTATAAAGTCTTTTCATGTAAAGGATTCTGAATTTAATCCTACAGGTAAAAAAGGTGCTTTTGGCGGTTATA includes:
- a CDS encoding sugar phosphate isomerase/epimerase family protein, whose product is MKTIKGPAVFLAQFVDSKAPFNSLDGMCKWAADLGYKGIQIPTWESFLIDLDKAAESQTYCDELKAKVNSYGLEITELSTHLQGQLVAVNPAYDLMFDSFAPSNVHGNPKARTEWAIETVKKAATASRRLGLNAHATFSGSLLWHTMHPWPQRPAGLVEMGFEELAKRWTPILNHFDKEGVDVCYEIHPGEDLHDGDTFERFLEATGNHKRVNILYDPSHFVLQQLDYITYIDHYHEFIKSFHVKDSEFNPTGKKGAFGGYNDWGDRAGRYRSLGDGQIDFKTIFSKLTQYGCDVWAVMEWECCIKSPEQGAREGAKFISDHIIEATEKTFDDFAGAEIDKEMLKKMLGL
- a CDS encoding ASCH domain-containing protein, coding for MENASARNMWGNYLKNHLEDVFHETPKTMFFGNNEHDANESVRLIQSGDKKAISHSLLGLQNRNEPLPKIGDYIVVTDWNGEAQCIVATTAVTLKPYFSIDTTYAQLEANGDKSLDSWKKYHWDFFTKELQEFKREPRESMIVVCQNFKKVN
- a CDS encoding Gfo/Idh/MocA family protein — protein: MPKKIRLGILGGGGDSLIGVLHRVASFINDNYEITGAVFNPDYDASIAFAKEIDVPLNRIYKDFDTLIEEELKLPEDERIQVCSILTPNFLHYPMAKKLLENGFNVICEKPMTTTLEEAKDLQKSHEKAGTVFALTHTYTGYPMVRQMREMIKAGALGKIHKVDAVYYQGWINTIIHDKEKRSSVWRLDPKKAGISSCMGDIGVHAFNMVEYTTGLKVNELLCDFNYLYEDNQMDVDGTVLIRMGDHVKGVIRGSQVATGEENGLAISIYGEKGAFRWEQEKPNFLYKLSDTEPTQIYKPGHAYNSELSLDGTKLPAGHPEGIFDSMANIYKGVARAIRGEKYNDGEFPTMADGVRGMNFIEATVDSHKSGNTWVALEN
- a CDS encoding GMC oxidoreductase, which translates into the protein MNQDEIFDAIVVGTGISGGWAAKELTEKGLKTLVLERGPMVKHIEDYPTMNDDPWDYPLKGKLSKEDQEKYHIQKRVIWAPTEDSKHFFVNDLDHPYVETKRFDWIRGYQVGGRSLTWGRQSYRWSDIDFEANKKDGVGVDWPVRYKDIAPWYDKVEEYIGVSGEALGLEVLPDGKFQPAMKLNCVEEDFKKTTADKFDDGRLVTIGRTAHITDPNATFEGRGTCQNRDRCWRGCPFGGYFSSNSSTLPAAERTGNMTLRPNSIVHEIIYDDTTKKATGVRVIDAETNEKIEFKAKVIFLCASAMASVGILLQSKSERFPNGLGNDSDALGRGIMDHHYKLGATAKVDGYLDKYYKGRRANGFYIPRFVNLNEETKREGYLRGFGYQGTASRGDWSAEIGELGYGKDLKESVLKPGRWTIGVTGFGEFLPYDDNRVTLSPTEKDKWGLPQLAFDVEFKENEYKMREDIKKEIVNMFEAAGFKDVASYEEPSGPGLGIHEMGGARMGHNAKTSIINKNNQVHLVPNVYVTDGAFMSSSSCVNPSLTYMAFTARAANHAAEQLKAGKFS